From one Musa acuminata AAA Group cultivar baxijiao chromosome BXJ2-6, Cavendish_Baxijiao_AAA, whole genome shotgun sequence genomic stretch:
- the LOC103975039 gene encoding VQ motif-containing protein 25-like: protein MNPKECTTVPQQPTTPAMHDCSRESKRLKPEIRVVHVNSPEIIKTDAANFRELVQRLTGKPTIGIGKKKKKKKKRKTLCMTAQGEVAPRCKPVEVMGGQKEKHEEYDGCGEGAKRGSEVEETRELWVEKNSGCFSGKFGEMDSFLQELSDVPLPPWCSPRVEVVGEGTCFLPEEIGD, encoded by the coding sequence ATGAATCCCAAGGAGTGCACAACAGTGCCACAGCAGCCGACGACGCCTGCCATGCACGACTGCTCGCGCGAGAGCAAAAGGCTGAAGCCGGAGATAAGAGTAGTGCACGTAAATTCACCGGAGATCATCAAGACAGATGCAGCAAACTTCCGTGAGCTCGTACAAAGGCTCACCGGGAAGCCGACCATAGGAATcggtaaaaagaagaagaagaagaagaaaaggaaaacactTTGCATGACAGCCCAGGGAGAGGTGGCTCCGAGGTGCAAACCAGTCGAGGTTATGGGAGGACAGAAGGAGAAGCACGAGGAGTATGATGGGTGTGGGGAAGGAGCAAAGAGAGGCTCGGAGGTGGAAGAGACGAGAGAATTGTGGGTGGAGAAGAATTCGGGTTGTTTCTCTGGTAAGTTCGGGGAGATGGATAGTTTCCTCCAAGAGCTGAGTGATGTTCCACTGCCTCCATGGTGTTCTCCTCGAGTGGAAGTGGTAGGAGAAGGCACCTGCTTCCTACCAGAAGAAATAGGAGATTAA
- the LOC135615215 gene encoding uncharacterized protein LOC135615215 — MHLSEHEGIEGNTFVVTGGLGFVGAALCLELVRRGAAEVRSLDPRPASSWSIQLRKARVECIQGDVSRKKDVEKALRGADCVFHLASYGMSGKEMLQAGRTDEVNINGTCNMLDVCHEFGIKRLVYVSTYNVVFGGKEIVNGNESLPYFPIDEHVDPYGRSKSIAEQLVLKSNGRPSKKKDGCLYTCAVRPAAIYGPGEERHFPRIISLAKLGLALFKVGSPSVKTDWVYVENLVLALILASMGLLDDIPGREGHPVAAGQPYFISDGSPINTFEFIMKPLFQSLDYGWPRLTLGVHPALLMARIFWVIYTLLYPWLNRRWLPQPLLLPAEVYKIGVTHYFSIVKARQELGYVPIVSPQEGLNATISYWMERKRKELDGPTIFTWLFSILGMTILFCAAYVPPVGPFAWTRAIGLFFFRSVWTLRLVFNVSAALHVSESIYAWYLSRRIDPANSKGWFWQTLALGIFSLRFLLKRGRN; from the exons atgcatCTTAGCGAGCACGAGGGCATCGAGGGGAACACCTTCGTGGTGACGGGAGGGTTAGGGTTCGTAGGTGCGGCCCTCTGCCTGGAGCTCGTCCGCCGCGGCGCCGCCGAGGTCCGGTCCCTCGACCCCCGCCCCGCCTCCTCCTGGTCCATCCAGCTGCGCAAGGCCCGTGTCGAGTGCATCCAAG GGGACGTGAGTCGGAAGAAAGATGTTGAAAAAGCTTTACGAGGTGCAGATTGTGTTTTTCATCTTGCTTCATATGGAATGTCAGGGAAGGAAATGCTCCAAGCTGGGCGTACTGATGAAGTTAATATAAATGGAACCTGCAACATGTTGGATGTCTGCCATGAGTTTGGTATCAAAAGGCTAGTTTATGTGAGTACATATAATGTTGTCTTTGGAGGAAAGGAGATTGTAAATGGGAATGAATCATTACCGTATTTTCCTATTGATGAACATGTTGATCCATATGGCCGGAGTAAATCTATTGCAGAACAGCTGGTTCTTAAAAGTAATGGTCGTCCATCCAA gAAAAAAGATGGTTGCCTTTATACTTGTGCAGTTCGTCCTGCTGCTATTTATGGACCCGGTGAGGAAAGGCACTTTCCAAGAATTATTTCCCTTGCAAAGCTGGGTTTGGCGTTATTCAAAGTGGGCAGTCCAAGTGTAAAAACAGACTGGGTCTATGTGGAAAATCTTGTTCTTGCTCTGATATTGGCAAGCATGGGACTTTTAGATGACATTCCTGGTAGAGAAGGACATCCTGTGGCGGCTGGGCAACCATATTTTATTTCTGACG GCTCACCAATCAACACTTTTGAGTTTATAATGAAGCCTTTGTTTCAGAGTTTAGATTATGGCTGGCCAAGACTGACGTTAGGTGTCCATCCTGCACTGTTGATGGCACGGATTTTTTGGGTCATTTATACACTTTTATATCCATGGCTCAATCGTAGATGGCTTCCACAACCTCTGCTTCTTCCAGCCGAAGTTTACAAG ATTGGTGTGACACACTACTTCTCCATTGTGAAAGCTAGGCAAGAGCTAGGCTATGTACCAATTGTGAGCCCTCAGGAGGGCTTGAACGCCACAATCTCATATTGGATGGAGAGGAAGAGAAAAGAGCTGGATGGCCCGACGATATTTACCTGGCTCTTCTCGATCCTGGGGATGACTATATTGTTTTGTGCAGCTTACGTGCCTCCTGTGGGACCTTTTGCTTGGACAAGGGCAATTGGTCTTTTCTTCTTCCGGTCAGTCTGGACCCTGAGACTCGTCTTCAATGTGTCAGCAGCTTTGCATGTCAGTGAAAGCATCTACGCCTGGTACCTCTCGAGAAGAATCGACCCTGCAAATTCTAAGGGGTGGTTTTGGCAAACACTGGCGCTGGGCATCTTCTCACTGAGATTTCTGCTGAAGAGAGGGCGAAACTGA